A window from Carassius gibelio isolate Cgi1373 ecotype wild population from Czech Republic chromosome B3, carGib1.2-hapl.c, whole genome shotgun sequence encodes these proteins:
- the amn gene encoding protein amnionless has translation MALRHSVLLFLYILPFTNALYKQWIPDTNFDNATNWDKGSVPCGNDQVVFLAQRKVSVYVETAHTITALSLPVDGELILASGAGFTVREGGDPGCGFGVTAHFKDPESQKWFDPLLWVTATTIDDLHRGTYQFSVHEESVPCQYDDVVFRETTSFRVDVSSDHDVPVKSVSVLGKKFTSSSEFSQYLSSSSGKLQFHGSSSLKVGGSGCDDITGCICDNSGNLDRICSNVKCDSLECKKPLNPVGHCCNVCGAVVNVQFSPSFNFESYRQRLQHLFLSQHKYESIQMALSKVSKEQRLLRVIPFGATQEIQVLLLDQKTGQEAGKLAEALARDVVQDVHNHGLNIGITSAEFQASSGASSSEAAGNSAGVVVGAVLGSLLGVGLIAAVVVLYRRGIVKIPRMPSIPSLSKWKNSSEIGELGGPLDHGFDNPMFDKPTMMPEEPGLYGTEMINSITLTQSGVHFVNPVYDETDFNA, from the coding sequence ATGGCTCTTCGACACAGCGTCTTGCTTTTCCTTTACATTTTACCTTTTACAAATGCACTCTACAAGCAATGGATTCCAGACACCAATTTTGACAACGCTACCAACTGGGATAAAGGCTCTGTACCCTGCGGGAACGACCAAGTTGTGTTTTTAGCTCAAAGGAAGGTGTCAGTGTATGTAGAAACAGCTCACACTATCACTGCATTGAGCTTGCCGGTGGATGGAGAACTGATTCTGGCATCCGGCGCTGGGTTTACTGTAAGAGAGGGTGGAGATCCTGGTTGTGGATTTGGGGTCACGGCACACTTTAAAGACCCTGAATCTCAGAAATGGTTCGACCCATTGCTGTGGGTGACTGCAACCACAATTGATGACCTGCACAGAGGTACATATCAATTTTCAGTCCACGAAGAAAGTGTCCCGTGTCAGTATGATGACGTGGTATTTCGAGAGACCACATCATTCCGTGTAGACGTTTCATCAGATCACGATGTGCCCGTGAAGAGTGTGTCTGTACTTGGGAAGAAGTTCACCAGCAGCTCTGAGTTTTCTCAATACCTGTCATCCAGTTCCGGCAAGCTACAGTTCCATGGGTCCTCGTCCCTTAAAGTTGGCGGTTCAGGGTGTGACGATATCACGGGGTGCATTTGTGACAACTCTGGAAATCTAGACAGGATCTGTTCAAATGTGAAATGTGATTCGTTGGAGTGCAAGAAACCACTGAACCCGGTGGGACACTGCTGCAATGTCTGCGGTGCTGTTGTGAATGTTCAGTTCTCTCCGAGCTTCAACTTTGAGTCGTATCGCCAACGGCTGCAGCACCTCTTTCTCAGCCAGCATAAATATGAATCTATACAGATGGCCTTGTCGAAAGTGTCAAAAGAGCAGAGGCTGCTGCGAGTGATTCCTTTCGGAGCCACTCAGGAGATTCAAGTTTTGCTTCTGGACCAGAAAACAGGTCAGGAAGCCGGGAAGCTGGCTGAAGCTCTCGCTCGAGACGTGGTGCAGGACGTGCACAACCACGGCTTGAACATCGGCATCACCAGCGCGGAGTTCCAGGCGTCATCCGGCGCGAGCAGCAGCGAGGCGGCTGGAAACAGTGCAGGGGTCGTGGTGGGCGCAGTGCTGGGCTCCTTGCTTGGAGTGGGTCTAATTGCAGCCGTTGTTGTGCTCTACCGCCGTGGCATCGTTAAGATACCCAGAATGCCTAGCATCCCCTCACTCAGCAAGTGGAAGAACAGTAGTGAGATTGGGGAGCTTGGTGGCCCCTTGGACCATGGCTTTGACAACCCCATGTTTGACAAACCAACTATGATGCCTGAGGAACCAGGGCTTTACGGGACAGAAATGATAAACTCGATAACTCTAACTCAATCAGGAGTGCATTTCGTAAATCCTGTTTATGATGAAACTGATTTCAATGCATGA
- the otop2 gene encoding proton channel OTOP2 yields MRWHAPQKASGSYSCSSNSRNMTTKQELEAMENQISTIQVSSHGETVKSGLSHGGFKTVEKGRNWGWLLSGFISLNILLLGIAIVSGSVFNKIQITSAHLQIFLIFLVILTTIWMIYYKIHTSRVYRAVLYKDTHAGPIWLRGGLVLFGVCSVIMDIFKIIYYVGRMHCDSPVKIAFPVVQALFVIVQTYILWVHAKDCVQIQQIITRCGLMLTLSTNLMVWMTAVTEESLHQTVFPADPSYNASSNGGYKIDVTSQDRAGPSDCKCSHNMCDVFEKAYYYLYPFNIEYSLFASAMAYVMWKNVGRQVDEHHSHSPRFSLWDVLIGPVAGLIVLVAGLATFVVYEVDVSKGDQKKKENALIMHYIMNIVAILLMSITTLIGCIIFRMDKREQVSGKNPTRSLDVGLLVGASLGQFLICYFTIVAVLASGVQGHINGLNLANSILTVIQLCLQNAFLIKGLHREPFKETETSTVFANVMAVRERDPDRRSSSIVPAHTLPIPLTFLRGRLSWKRRILKEICGFLLFCNVILWIMPAFGARPQFDDTVGSDIYVFETWAAIVNIGMPFGIFYRMHSVASLFEVCLTS; encoded by the exons atgagGTGGCACGCTCCTCAGAAGGCCAGCGGTTCCTACTCGTG CTCTTCTAACTCACGCAACATGACGACCAAGCAAGAACTAGAAGCCATGGAGAACCAGATATCCACCATCCAAGTCAGCTCCCATGGAGAGACGGTCAAATCGGGACTTTCCCATGGCGGGTTCAAAACGGTGGAGAAGGGTCGCAACTGGGGATGGCTTCTGTCTGGATTCATCTCCTTGAACATCCTTCTCCTGGGAATCGCCATAGTGAGCGGAAGCGTCTTCAACAAGATCCAGATCACTTCTGCTCATCTTCAGATTTTCCTTATTTTTCTTGTCATTCTCACCACCATATGGATGATTTACTACAAAATCCATACTTCGAGGGTGTACCGTGCAGTGCTCTACAAAGATACCCACGCTGGACCAATTTGGCTGAGAG gtggACTGGTTCTGTTTGGCGTCTGCAGTGTAATCATGGATATTTTCAAGATTATTTATTACGTGGGTCGCATGCACTGCGATTCGCCTGTGAAAATAGCCTTCCCTGTTGTGCAAGCTCTCTTTGTCATTGTACAG ACATACATCCTCTGGGTTCATGCAAAAGACTGTGTGCAGATTCAGCAAATAATCACACG TTGTGGTCTGATGTTGACATTGTCTACGAACCTCATGGTGTGGATGACGGCAGTGACAGAGGAGTCGCTCCATCAAACAGTGTTTCCAGCCGACCCTTCATACAACGCTTCCTCAAATGGCGGTTACAAAATTGATGTCACATCACAAG ACCGTGCCGGACCAAGCGACTGTAAGTGTAGCCATAACATGTGCGATGTTTTTGAGAAGGCCTACTACTATCTGTACCCCTTCAACATCGAGTACAGCCTCTTTGCATCAGCCATGGCCTACGTCATGTGGAAAAACGTTGGCCGGCAGGTGGATGAACACCATAGCCACAGTCCGCGCTTTAGCCTGTGGGACGTTCTGATTGGTCCGGTTGCTGGCCTGATCGTTCTGGTGGCGGGCCTGGCTACGTTTGTGGTGTACGAAGTGGACGTGTCCAAAGGGGACCAAAAAAAGAAGGAGAACGCTCTGATAATGCATTACATCATGAACATAGTCGCCATCCTTCTGATGTCCATCACAACTCTGATCGGTTGCATAATCTTCCGGATGGATAAGAGAGAGCAGGTGTCTGGGAAGAACCCTACCAGGAGTCTGGATGTGGGACTGCTTGTGGGAGCGTCTCTGGGCCAGTTCCTCATCTGTTACTTCACCATAGTAGCTGTTCTGGCATCAGGGGTCCAGGGGCACATAAATGGGCTCAACCTGGCCAATTCtattctgactgtgatccagttGTGCCTACAGAACGCCTTCCTCATCAAGGGCCTCCATCGGGAGCCGTTCAAAGAGACTGAGACATCCACCGTCTTCGCCAACGTCATGGCCGTACGAGAGAGAGACCCGGACAGACGGAGCAGCTCTATCGTCCCAGCTCACACGCTACCCATCCCACTGACGTTCCTCCGGGGTCGACTCTCCTGGAAGAGGAGGATCCTTAAGGAGATCTGTGGCTTCCTGTTATTCTGCAATGTCATT CTTTGGATTATGCCTGCCTTTGGAGCCCGGCCTCAGTTTGACGACACCGTCGGATCAGACATTTATGTATTCGAAACGTGGGCAGCAATTGTGAATATTGGAATGCCATTTGGGATCTTCTATCGGATGCACTCAGTGGCTAGTCTGTTTGAGGTGTGCCTCACCTCATAA
- the ush1ga gene encoding pre-mRNA splicing regulator USH1G translates to MNDKYHKAARDGYLDLLKEATRKDLNAPDEDGMTPTLWAAYHGNLEALRLIVGRGGNPDKCDIWGNTPLHLAASNGHLNCLSFLVSFGANVWCLDNDYHTPLDMAATKNHMDCVRYLDSIAAKQTTLNPKLVSKLKDRAFREAERRIKECIKMQQKHRRRMERKFQRETTDASVSDAMSFSSYASSTLSRKLHHFNTATSVPYSQATLHATTRGKTKIQKKLEKKKQGDGTFKIYEDGRKSVRSLSGLQLGNDVMFLKQGTYVNPKDRSRRNIRDMFPGDNEDAVSRAISEPDLHGHDVDYSEISTDSGHDSLFNRPGLGTMVFRRNYISSGLFGIGRRDEGSLAGSERVDNVRLRSRMHRMPSLDDDSIGSAHSLQERNMQELPWEEVELGLDDDDEPDNSPLEVFLATQSMNEFIPIFKREKIDLDALLLCSDDDLKSIHIPLGPRKKIIDSCQRRLETIEDPGCIEDTEL, encoded by the exons ATGAATGACAAATACCACAAGGCAGCCCGGGATGGCTACCTTGACTTGTTGAAAGAAGCAACGCGGAAGGACCTGAACGCTCCGGATGAAGATGGCATGACGCCGACCCTATGGGCCGCTTACCACGGCAACCTGGAGGCGCTGCGGCTGATCGTAGGGAGAGG GGGGAACCCAGATAAGTGTGACATTTGGGGGAACACCCCGCTCCACTTGGCTGCCTCCAATGGCCACCTCAACTGCCTGTCCTTCCTGGTGTCATTTGGTGCCAACGTGTGGTGCCTGGACAACGACTACCACACGCCGCTGGACATGGCTGCTACCAAGAACCACATGGATTGCGTGCGTTATCTGGACTCCATTGCTGCCAAGCAGACAACCCTCAACCCCAAGCTAGTAAGCAAACTGAAGGACCGGGCTTTCCGTGAAGCTGAACGCCGCATCAaggaatgcattaaaatgcagcAGAAGCACCGACGCCGAATGGAGCGTAAATTTCAGCGAGAGACAACGGACGCATCAGTCTCTGATGCCATGAGCTTCTCCAGCTACGCCAGCAGTACCTTGAGTCGCAAGCTACACCACTTCAACACTGCCACTAGTGTGCCATACTCCCAG GCTACTCTCCACGCCACAACCAGGGGCAAAACTAAGATCCAGAAGAAGCTTGAGAAGAAAAAGCAGGGTGACGGGACATTTAAGATTTACGAAGATGGCAGGAAGAGTGTCCGCTCTTTATCTGGCCTTCAACTAGGCAACGACGTCATGTTCCTGAAGCAGGGAACATACGTCAACCCTAAGGACCGATCTCGTCGTAACATACGTGACATGTTCCCTGGTGACAACGAGGATGCCGTCTCCCGTGCCATCAGCGAACCTGACTTGCATGGTCATGATGTGGACTACTCGGAGATTAGCACTGACTCGGGCCATGACTCGCTCTTCAACCGTCCCGGCCTGGGCACCATGGTTTTCCGCCGCAACTACATTAGCAGTGGACTTTTTGGCATTGGGAGGAGAGATGAAGGGAGTCTAGCAGGCAGCGAACGGGTCGATAATGTACGCCTCCGCAGCCGGATGCATCGCATGCCCAGTCTGGATGACGATAGCATCGGAAGTGCCCATAGCCTGCAGGAGAGGAACATGCAGGAGCTGCCATGGGAAGAGGTGGAGTTGGggcttgatgatgatgatgagcctGACAATAGCCCTCTGGAAGTGTTTCTAGCCACACAGAGCATGAACGAGTTCATTCCTATCTTCAAAAGAGAAAAGATTGACCTGGATGCCCTTTTGCTGTGCTCAGATGATGACCTCAAGAGCATACACATCCCCTTGGGTCCTCGCAAGAAGATCATAGACTCCTGTCAGCGCCGATTGGAGACCATTGAGGACCCAGGCTGCATAGAAGACACTGAGTTGTGA
- the zgc:112148 gene encoding Golgi apparatus membrane protein TVP23 homolog B, which produces MNRQDSLGEVPLFHEDENAFREKKSNIKHPLACFFHLFFRTSAILIYLFCEFLSRSFIANMVTIILLLSCDFWTVKNVTGRLLVGLRWWNQVDEDGHSHWIFESRSATSKNVVSNSDSRIFWIGLIVCPLFWALFVFSSLFSFNIKWLAVVIMGVVLQWANLYGYVRCRVGGATKLKNMATNYFGLKLFKKVVDQPEGP; this is translated from the exons ATGAACAGACAG GATTCTCTCGGTGAAGTGCCATTGTTTCATGAGGATGAAAATGCGTTTAGAGAGAAGAAATCAAATATCAA ACATCCTCTGGCCTGTTTCTTTCATCTCTTCTTCCGCACAAGTGCAATCCTGATCTACCTCTTTTGTGAGTTTCTCAGCCGAAGTTTTATTGCCAACATGGTCACCATCATTTTACTTCTGTCATGTGACTTCTGGACAGTGAAG AATGTGACGGGACGACTGTTGGTGGGCTTGAGATGGTGGAATCAGGTCGATGAAGACGGTCACAGTCACTGGATATTTGAATCCAGATCA GCAACCAGTAAAAACGTGGTCTCGAATTCCGATTCACGGATTTTCTGGATCGGCCTGATCGTGTGTCCGTTGTTTTGGGCTCTCTTTGTGTTTAGCTCACTATTCTCCTTCAACATAAAGTGGTTG gcgGTTGTGATCATGGGAGTTGTGCTGCAGTGGGCAAACCTATATGGATATGTGCGATGCAGAGTTGGTGGTGCAACCAAACTTAAGAACATGGCAACTAACTACTTTGGCCTTAAGCTCTTCAAAAAG GTAGTAGACCAACCGGAGGGACCATGA